From Phragmites australis chromosome 5, lpPhrAust1.1, whole genome shotgun sequence, a single genomic window includes:
- the LOC133919603 gene encoding trihelix transcription factor GT-3b-like has protein sequence MQSQQLPGSAPGRAPARRKLKRPAETSGREEPDEEEDEELVKRSRKMKAAQTSTTSGTSAIRGLLQDFFEQQHRLDVRRQETTERQAQERLFFEDQWRQAMQRIERERLMLEQAWMEREEQRRMREEARADRRHALLTDLLTRLLQGDL, from the coding sequence ATGCAAAGCCAGCAGCTCCCTGGGTCTGCGCCGGGGCGAGCTCCTGCTAGAAGGAAGCTGAAGAGACCGGCCGAGACGTCCGGCCGCGAGGAacccgacgaggaggaggacgaggagctgGTCAAACGGAGCCGGAAGATGAAGGCTGCGCAGACGTCAACGACGAGCGGCACATCCGCCATTCGTGGCCTGCTACAGGATTTCTTCGAGCAGCAGCATCGCCTGGACGTACGACGTCAGGAGACGacggagaggcaggcgcaggagcggcTGTTCTTCGAGGACCAGTGGCGGCAGGCGATGCAGAGGATAGAGCGGGAGAGGCTGATGCTGGAGCAGGCATGGATGGAGCGCGAGGAGCAGAGGAGGATGAGGGAAGAGGCAAGGGCTGACAGAAGGCACGCGCTCCTTACTGACTTGCTGACCAGACTCCTACAAGGAGATCTGTAG